In a genomic window of Arthrobacter woluwensis:
- a CDS encoding carbohydrate ABC transporter permease produces the protein MSLRTSTSPPLAAQDHLKEAPSRHHLWQRISPYLYIGPAVIYLVVFMIIPVIQGLRLSFTRTPLVKPDGGTEVGLDNYTRLLSSSQFYNSLGATLLYTAATVLIAVAIGGGAALLLNRAFKGRTIVRAIITFPWAVPTVATALIFSWIFNRSDGVLNEVVGVMGVGQQGWLVDPKYGMAAVVLTSVWKVMPLVMLVVLASLQSIPGELYEATRMDGAGALETFKAVTWPHIAPTVRVVTLLMTIWSIRRFEIIYLLTGGGPVDSTNTLVVNVYRQAFSNQELGRAAAIGALGLVLSLLVTVVYFIIERRNTAKEA, from the coding sequence ATGTCGCTCCGAACTTCCACGTCCCCGCCCCTCGCGGCTCAGGACCACCTCAAGGAGGCTCCGTCACGTCACCATCTGTGGCAGCGGATCTCCCCTTACCTCTACATCGGGCCAGCGGTGATCTATCTGGTCGTCTTCATGATCATCCCGGTCATCCAGGGACTGCGTCTCAGCTTCACCAGAACACCGCTCGTCAAACCCGACGGCGGGACTGAGGTCGGTCTGGACAACTACACACGGCTGCTGAGCAGCAGCCAGTTCTACAACTCCCTCGGCGCCACACTCCTCTACACCGCGGCGACAGTCCTCATCGCAGTTGCGATCGGAGGCGGGGCCGCGCTGCTTCTGAATCGCGCCTTCAAGGGCCGGACCATCGTCCGAGCGATCATCACCTTCCCCTGGGCTGTTCCCACCGTGGCGACGGCATTGATTTTCAGCTGGATCTTCAACCGGTCGGACGGAGTTCTCAACGAAGTGGTCGGTGTGATGGGAGTCGGCCAGCAGGGATGGCTGGTGGACCCCAAATATGGGATGGCCGCCGTCGTCCTGACGTCCGTCTGGAAAGTCATGCCATTGGTGATGCTGGTCGTCCTGGCTTCGCTGCAGTCGATCCCCGGGGAGCTCTACGAAGCCACCCGGATGGACGGCGCCGGCGCCCTGGAGACCTTCAAGGCGGTCACCTGGCCGCACATCGCACCCACGGTGCGTGTCGTCACCCTGCTCATGACGATCTGGTCCATCCGACGCTTTGAGATCATCTACCTCCTCACAGGCGGTGGTCCGGTGGACAGCACGAACACCCTGGTCGTGAACGTCTACCGCCAGGCATTCAGCAATCAAGAGCTGGGCCGCGCCGCCGCCATCGGCGCCCTGGGGCTCGTGCTCTCTCTGCTGGTCACCGTCGTGTACTTCATCATCGAACGGCGCAACACCGCCAAGGAGGCCTAG
- a CDS encoding extracellular solute-binding protein: MIARRSFLSAAGATAAGLLLTGCGTGTALDPNRPASAGGTLKFGSWQWLEPGRGQAMWQAIQAYQKANPSAALAQSTTPFLSFADKLNTELGGKGGPDVFVVQDVNFYPLADAGILAPLTSVVASHHGRPLNHTNTSGIVNGTQYGITWERLNWNFFWNRKLLEKAKVTPPTNVKELIAASAAIRSATGLDGFGVRHQMTEFDSWFMDFDVWTYGHGGAWSDGSRPTIDTAENLAGVEAFGEIYRSGAMPIGDDASTMRTKFREGRLAMMIDVSSTVAGILRSSKVVTSDDIGYAERIPLPRPSAHQEIVLAVNGYSKNRNLAVDFVGWVGSDEGQSALRKAMGPSTLATDIPLDADYARANPWAESFINLAKESRSPLIKGFEAQTKAIMREVMTQVERYLVDGGNAATALSTAQTQVTQLIG; this comes from the coding sequence ATGATCGCCCGACGCTCCTTTCTGAGTGCCGCCGGGGCGACAGCCGCAGGGCTCCTCCTGACCGGCTGCGGGACCGGGACGGCGCTCGACCCGAACCGGCCCGCATCCGCCGGCGGCACCCTGAAATTCGGCAGCTGGCAATGGCTGGAACCTGGTCGCGGGCAGGCGATGTGGCAGGCCATCCAGGCCTATCAGAAGGCGAACCCATCAGCCGCACTGGCCCAGAGCACCACCCCGTTCCTCTCCTTCGCCGACAAGCTCAACACTGAACTCGGCGGCAAAGGGGGTCCGGACGTCTTCGTCGTCCAGGACGTGAACTTCTACCCCTTGGCTGATGCCGGCATCCTCGCGCCGCTCACGTCCGTGGTGGCGTCTCATCACGGACGGCCGCTGAACCACACCAACACGTCCGGCATCGTGAACGGGACGCAATACGGGATCACGTGGGAGCGTCTGAACTGGAACTTCTTCTGGAACCGCAAACTCCTGGAGAAGGCGAAGGTCACGCCGCCCACGAATGTCAAGGAACTGATCGCCGCATCAGCTGCGATCCGCTCAGCCACCGGCCTGGACGGTTTCGGGGTGCGTCATCAGATGACGGAGTTCGACTCCTGGTTCATGGACTTCGACGTCTGGACTTACGGTCACGGAGGAGCCTGGTCCGACGGGTCACGCCCCACCATCGACACGGCGGAGAACCTCGCGGGAGTCGAGGCGTTCGGTGAGATCTACCGTTCCGGTGCGATGCCCATCGGTGATGACGCCTCCACGATGCGCACCAAGTTCCGCGAGGGCCGCCTTGCCATGATGATCGACGTCTCATCGACGGTCGCCGGCATTCTGCGGTCCTCCAAAGTCGTCACCTCCGACGACATCGGCTATGCGGAGCGCATCCCGCTTCCACGGCCCTCGGCCCATCAGGAGATCGTGCTCGCGGTCAACGGGTACAGCAAAAACCGCAATCTCGCCGTCGACTTCGTCGGCTGGGTGGGATCTGACGAGGGGCAGAGTGCGCTGAGAAAGGCCATGGGTCCCTCCACTCTCGCCACGGACATTCCGCTGGATGCCGACTACGCCCGTGCCAACCCGTGGGCGGAGTCCTTCATCAATCTCGCCAAGGAATCACGAAGCCCCTTGATCAAGGGATTCGAAGCACAGACCAAAGCGATCATGCGCGAGGTGATGACCCAGGTGGAGCGCTACCTCGTGGACGGCGGGAACGCCGCGACCGCGCTGTCGACAGCGCAGACCCAAGTGACTCAGCTGATCGGCTGA
- a CDS encoding LLM class flavin-dependent oxidoreductase, with protein sequence MPRQLILNAFLMSNGHHEASWRLPESDTRAATDVKHYQRLAQTAEKAHFDAVFFADSPLLHGDVTQRPYGVIEPTVLLAAIAAVTERIGLVATASTSYNEPYNLARRFAGLEQISGGRSGWNVVTTAGDAAARNFSLDSQPAHADRYARAEEFLQVTEKLWDSWEDEVHVGDKDRGVWGDPSRVHPVLHRGEFFQVEGALDAPRSPQGRPVIIQAGSSESGRDFAARWAEAIFTAHQTVESAREFYADLKRRVALAGRDADAVKILPGIVPVIGATEEEARALDEELNRLILPEHALRHLAGVIGVDPSRLALDEQLPDDLPEESQIEANKSRRTLIVELGRSEGLTVRQIIGRLGGGRGHQTFAGTAEQVADRIEHWFTTGAADGFNIMPPVLPSGLDVFTRDVVPILQERGLFRTEYTGTTLREHYGLPRPANLFAARHDSAEHDDAASPGSPGGGAAGEQPVLLGGGAARAARQ encoded by the coding sequence ATGCCACGCCAACTCATCCTGAACGCGTTCCTCATGAGCAATGGGCACCACGAGGCCTCCTGGCGGCTGCCGGAGAGCGACACCCGGGCCGCCACCGATGTGAAGCACTACCAGCGGCTCGCGCAGACCGCGGAGAAGGCGCACTTCGACGCCGTGTTCTTCGCGGACTCGCCGCTGCTGCACGGGGACGTCACTCAGCGCCCTTACGGCGTGATCGAGCCGACCGTGCTCCTGGCCGCCATCGCCGCGGTGACCGAGCGGATCGGACTCGTGGCCACGGCTTCCACGAGCTACAACGAGCCGTACAACCTGGCCCGCCGGTTCGCCGGGCTGGAGCAGATCAGCGGCGGACGGTCCGGCTGGAACGTGGTCACCACGGCCGGCGACGCCGCGGCCCGCAACTTCTCCCTGGACAGCCAGCCGGCTCACGCCGACCGCTATGCCCGGGCCGAGGAGTTCCTGCAGGTCACGGAGAAGCTCTGGGACAGCTGGGAGGACGAGGTCCACGTGGGGGACAAGGACCGCGGCGTGTGGGGCGATCCTTCCCGGGTCCACCCCGTGCTGCACCGTGGCGAGTTCTTCCAGGTGGAAGGTGCCCTCGACGCGCCGCGCTCGCCGCAGGGCCGCCCGGTCATCATCCAGGCGGGCTCTTCGGAGAGCGGCCGTGACTTCGCCGCCCGCTGGGCCGAGGCGATCTTCACGGCGCACCAGACCGTCGAGAGCGCGCGGGAGTTCTACGCCGACCTCAAGCGTCGGGTGGCGCTCGCGGGCCGCGACGCCGATGCGGTGAAGATCCTGCCCGGGATCGTCCCCGTCATCGGCGCCACCGAGGAGGAGGCGCGGGCCCTCGACGAGGAGCTGAACCGTCTCATCCTGCCCGAACACGCGCTGCGGCACCTCGCCGGCGTCATCGGCGTCGACCCGTCGCGCCTGGCCCTGGACGAGCAGCTTCCGGACGACCTCCCGGAGGAGTCCCAGATCGAGGCGAACAAGAGCCGCCGCACCCTGATCGTGGAGCTGGGCCGCAGTGAGGGCCTGACGGTCCGGCAGATCATCGGCCGGCTCGGTGGCGGCCGGGGACATCAGACCTTCGCGGGGACGGCCGAGCAGGTGGCCGACCGTATCGAGCACTGGTTCACCACCGGCGCCGCCGACGGCTTCAACATCATGCCCCCGGTCCTGCCGTCCGGCCTGGACGTCTTCACCCGGGACGTGGTCCCGATCCTCCAGGAGCGCGGGCTCTTCCGCACCGAGTACACGGGGACCACGCTGCGGGAACACTACGGCCTGCCGCGCCCGGCGAACCTCTTCGCCGCCCGCCACGACTCCGCGGAGCACGACGACGCCGCCTCGCCCGGCAGCCCCGGCGGCGGCGCTGCGGGGGAACAGCCCGTCCTGCTCGGGGGAGGTGCCGCCCGTGCCGCTCGTCAGTGA
- a CDS encoding flavin reductase family protein: MPLVSDPDSTQLRHAFAKVPSGVAALAALVDGAPQGLVVSTFTVGVSLDPPLVMFAVQNSSRTWPVLRSSARLGVSVLSAHQEHAARQIASKDGDRFAGLPVSVSSEGALLLPGAALWLDCSVEQEVPAGDHAVVLLRVHGHEVREGHVDPLVFHSSTFTGLRQPALV, from the coding sequence GTGCCGCTCGTCAGTGATCCGGACAGCACCCAGCTGCGCCACGCGTTCGCCAAGGTGCCGAGTGGCGTGGCGGCGCTCGCCGCCCTCGTGGACGGCGCCCCGCAGGGACTCGTGGTCTCGACGTTCACGGTCGGGGTGTCGCTGGACCCGCCACTCGTGATGTTCGCGGTGCAGAATTCCAGCCGCACCTGGCCTGTCCTGCGGAGCTCGGCCCGCCTGGGGGTCTCCGTCCTCTCGGCCCATCAGGAGCACGCCGCACGGCAGATCGCGTCCAAGGACGGGGACCGCTTCGCCGGGCTTCCCGTGAGTGTCAGCAGCGAAGGTGCGCTGCTCCTGCCGGGGGCCGCACTCTGGCTCGACTGCTCGGTGGAGCAGGAGGTCCCGGCCGGGGACCACGCCGTCGTGCTGCTGCGCGTGCATGGGCACGAAGTGCGGGAGGGGCACGTGGACCCGCTCGTGTTCCACTCCTCGACCTTCACGGGGCTCCGGCAGCCGGCGCTGGTTTAG
- a CDS encoding putative quinol monooxygenase has protein sequence MSVVVTAIFTPLPGAHEQVVGALAPAISEVHQEPGCELYAIHQAPNGQIVMIEKWSDEELLDRHGAGTAVARLNASLEGLLEAAPVVTRLIPIPAGTAGQGRL, from the coding sequence ATGTCCGTCGTCGTCACCGCAATCTTCACTCCGCTGCCGGGAGCACACGAGCAGGTGGTCGGAGCCTTGGCCCCCGCCATCTCTGAGGTACACCAAGAGCCGGGCTGTGAGCTCTACGCCATCCATCAGGCACCGAATGGGCAGATCGTCATGATCGAAAAATGGTCGGACGAAGAACTCCTCGACCGGCACGGCGCCGGAACCGCGGTCGCCCGGCTCAATGCTTCGCTGGAAGGATTGCTGGAGGCGGCCCCAGTGGTCACCCGGCTGATCCCGATTCCCGCCGGCACGGCAGGTCAAGGCCGGCTCTGA
- a CDS encoding ABC transporter ATP-binding protein → MTKLSLRNIGKRFGDTKVIQDFNAEVDNGEFLVLLGASGSGKSTLLRIIAGLTDATTGDIVFDNLRVNRQSPRERDIAFVFQSYALYPHLNVRDNIAFPLALDKFKAWHHVPGVSPIARRVFSTGKDVSAKVAEVSAMLDLDQFALRKPGELSGGQRQRVALARALIRNPSMFLLDEPLSNLDAKLRAELRGEIVRLHRHTGKTFIYVTHDQVEAMTMATTIVVLHNGVAQQQGSPQEIYSTPANTYVARFIGSPPMNLLHGTVTDGRLILGDLHLPLPARAPSSGGITVGLRPEHLSLRTTGDGQGLEATVRRIEDLGADTLIGVQPKATLGLRLWDLNQDELLWIRQPGQTRAMVGDPCAVGVDAGAASYFDEESGVNLESIPRESPGRALPSIA, encoded by the coding sequence ATGACAAAGCTTTCACTGCGAAACATCGGCAAACGATTCGGTGACACCAAGGTCATCCAGGACTTCAATGCCGAAGTGGACAACGGCGAGTTCCTGGTCCTCCTGGGCGCTTCGGGATCGGGGAAGTCGACCCTGCTGCGTATCATCGCCGGACTCACCGATGCCACGACGGGCGACATCGTGTTCGACAACCTCCGGGTGAACCGGCAGAGCCCCCGTGAACGTGACATCGCCTTCGTCTTCCAGTCGTATGCGCTGTATCCACACCTCAACGTCCGGGACAACATCGCCTTTCCCCTCGCCCTGGACAAGTTCAAGGCCTGGCACCACGTCCCCGGTGTCAGCCCCATCGCCCGGCGGGTCTTCAGCACCGGCAAAGACGTCTCAGCGAAGGTGGCAGAGGTGTCGGCGATGCTCGATCTGGATCAGTTCGCCCTGCGCAAGCCCGGCGAACTTTCCGGAGGGCAGCGGCAGCGGGTCGCCCTGGCCCGCGCCCTCATCCGTAACCCGTCGATGTTCCTCCTGGACGAACCGCTGTCCAACCTGGACGCCAAACTCCGAGCAGAGCTGCGCGGAGAGATCGTCCGTCTCCACCGGCACACCGGGAAGACGTTCATCTACGTGACTCACGACCAGGTGGAAGCCATGACCATGGCGACCACGATCGTGGTGCTCCACAACGGAGTGGCACAACAGCAGGGAAGCCCGCAAGAGATCTACAGCACGCCGGCCAACACCTATGTCGCCCGGTTCATCGGCAGTCCTCCCATGAATCTCCTCCACGGGACGGTCACGGACGGCCGCCTGATCCTGGGTGACCTGCACCTGCCACTGCCCGCCCGGGCCCCGTCTTCCGGGGGGATCACCGTTGGACTGCGGCCAGAACATCTCAGCCTCCGCACCACTGGTGACGGGCAAGGCCTCGAGGCCACCGTGCGACGGATCGAGGACCTCGGCGCCGACACCCTGATCGGCGTGCAGCCGAAGGCCACCCTCGGTCTCAGATTGTGGGATCTCAACCAGGACGAACTCCTCTGGATCCGTCAGCCGGGTCAGACCCGAGCCATGGTCGGCGACCCCTGCGCGGTCGGCGTCGATGCCGGAGCCGCCAGCTATTTCGACGAAGAGTCCGGGGTTAACCTGGAGTCGATTCCCCGTGAATCGCCCGGCCGCGCGCTGCCTTCCATCGCATGA
- a CDS encoding carbohydrate ABC transporter permease — protein MTIRQTTSPPQQAPSRRRAKAPGQRHFSKPARYLMLAALVLFSGFPLYWMLNTALSEDSELYGQAQRWWPHWERLGDLGAVIGNVPIFKWLTNSLIIAGGTTLLSLIFAVLAGYALSRFKFHGKGAAGFLLFATQMLPEALLVVPIYSLFASLGLLNGMGGLVLANVAFTMPVSAWIIKGAVDAIPYEIEEAASVDGCPRVTTLSLVLVPLILPSIAAAAVINFFDGWNEFLLAKTFIAERDLWPASVGLASFIGQYLTSLNSVMAAALLFTLPALIFFLLVQRRIVSGLTAGSVKG, from the coding sequence ATGACCATCCGTCAAACCACCAGTCCCCCACAGCAGGCTCCCTCGCGGCGGCGGGCCAAGGCCCCCGGACAGCGCCACTTCAGCAAACCGGCACGTTATCTCATGCTCGCCGCCCTGGTGCTGTTCTCCGGATTCCCCCTCTACTGGATGCTCAACACGGCACTCAGTGAGGACTCGGAGCTGTACGGTCAAGCGCAGCGGTGGTGGCCGCACTGGGAGCGCCTCGGCGACCTCGGCGCCGTCATCGGCAACGTGCCCATTTTCAAGTGGCTCACCAATTCGCTCATCATCGCCGGCGGCACCACGTTGCTGTCCCTGATCTTCGCTGTTCTTGCCGGCTACGCGCTCTCCCGTTTCAAGTTCCACGGCAAGGGAGCCGCAGGGTTCCTCCTGTTCGCCACCCAGATGCTTCCGGAAGCGCTTCTCGTGGTGCCGATCTACTCGCTGTTCGCTTCGCTCGGCCTGCTCAATGGCATGGGAGGACTCGTCCTCGCGAATGTCGCATTCACCATGCCTGTCAGTGCATGGATCATCAAGGGGGCCGTGGACGCGATCCCCTACGAGATCGAGGAAGCGGCATCCGTGGACGGATGTCCGAGGGTCACCACCCTGTCCCTTGTTCTGGTCCCCCTGATCCTCCCGAGCATTGCGGCGGCAGCGGTCATCAATTTCTTCGACGGCTGGAACGAGTTCCTTCTCGCGAAGACCTTCATCGCAGAGCGGGATCTCTGGCCGGCCTCAGTGGGTCTGGCCTCCTTCATCGGCCAGTATCTGACCTCGCTGAACTCCGTGATGGCCGCAGCACTCCTCTTCACCCTCCCGGCATTGATCTTCTTCCTCCTGGTCCAGCGACGCATCGTCTCCGGACTCACTGCCGGCTCAGTCAAAGGTTGA